From Cyanobacteriota bacterium, one genomic window encodes:
- a CDS encoding nucleoside-diphosphate kinase — translation MNTQQTFLAIKPEAYTRGDATGIITMLSKLLPDAKCVAMKSYQPSEELAKEHYAALSDKPFFPELIESFTAGSILGMVWEGENIVSKAREAMGATDPSAAAEGTIRKKYGKHIGDNAIHGSDTEPGSAEREVKIHFPEGRFSEIADPASKSRELCQAAA, via the coding sequence ATGAATACACAACAAACTTTTTTAGCAATCAAACCAGAAGCATACACTAGAGGTGATGCCACTGGAATAATAACAATGCTCAGCAAATTACTTCCTGACGCAAAATGCGTGGCAATGAAAAGCTATCAACCAAGCGAAGAGCTAGCAAAAGAGCACTATGCAGCGCTTAGCGACAAACCATTTTTCCCTGAATTAATCGAATCATTTACAGCTGGTTCTATACTTGGAATGGTTTGGGAAGGCGAAAATATCGTATCGAAAGCAAGAGAAGCAATGGGTGCAACTGATCCAAGTGCTGCTGCTGAAGGTACAATACGCAAGAAATACGGCAAACACATAGGTGATAACGCTATACACGGCAGTGATACAGAGCCAGGCTCAGCCGAGCGTGAGGTTAAAATCCATTTCCCCGAAGGTAGATTTAGCGAGATTGCTGATCCTGCAAGCAAAAGCCGAGAGCTTTGCCAAGCGGCTGCGTAG
- the rpsP gene encoding 30S ribosomal protein S16: protein MLKIRFQRFGKKKAPMYRISVLEKSCKRDGKPVEVLGFYNPKSKELVLNTERAKYWQTVGAQASESVSSVLKREPIHDLVSGPYQHKAKDRAEKVKAREELVAQSTKNTKAKKKHAEAKVNAVKEAEAAKIAEAQAKIAEAEAAKVAAEEAKAAPEEATTEETPAA from the coding sequence ATGTTAAAAATTAGATTTCAGAGATTTGGCAAGAAAAAAGCACCTATGTACAGAATATCTGTACTAGAAAAGTCTTGCAAAAGAGATGGTAAACCAGTAGAAGTACTAGGGTTTTACAATCCAAAAAGCAAGGAGCTAGTTTTAAATACAGAAAGAGCCAAGTACTGGCAAACAGTAGGAGCGCAAGCATCTGAATCAGTTAGCTCAGTACTAAAAAGAGAGCCTATTCATGATTTAGTAAGTGGTCCATACCAACACAAAGCTAAAGACAGAGCTGAAAAAGTCAAAGCTAGAGAAGAATTAGTTGCACAATCAACAAAAAACACCAAAGCTAAGAAAAAACATGCTGAAGCAAAAGTCAACGCTGTTAAAGAAGCTGAAGCTGCCAAAATTGCTGAAGCCCAAGCCAAGATTGCTGAAGCAGAAGCTGCCAAAGTTGCAGCAGAAGAAGCTAAAGCTGCTCCAGAAGAAGCAACAACTGAAGAAACACCAGCTGCTTAA